In Methanomassiliicoccales archaeon, the sequence GACAAAACATACATTTTTTTTAATACACGCGCCACAGCCCCTGCACAAATTCTTGTCTATTTCGATACGCAGACCAGGCATTTTTGTGACAGTGTCGCTTATTCTCCTTGAAAGCTGAGGTATCATTTTCCAGAGACAGCAACATGGACAACAACTGCAAATCGATAGTAGCTCCTCCTTTGGCGTGTTAGAGAATACAACACTATCAATCTTATTTCGTCCGATCAGGTGTACCAATCCGGCTTTCCTACATTCTTCCAGATGGGCGAGAGCCTCCTCCATTGTTACCAATCTTCCCAAATTCCTATCGATTTTCAATGCGCCTCTTCCAAGAAAAATGCATCCCAGATCTTGCGGATATTCTTTGCACTGGTTTGCTTCCCTACAAACACAACGATTCATGATGAAATGGTACCGCGATTTCCTGATAAAATACTCAATGATCTGAGAAGGAAGCACTATAGATTCAGGCTCAAAAGTTACATTGATCCTGATCACTTCGCGTTTCTTCCGATTTTTATCAATTACACTGTCCTTTGGAAGAATGATGATATCGTCGTCCTCAAAGAAGGCGAATTCGATCGCATGGCCGATAACTGGAAGATTAGTAAGTTTTGCAAGGAAGAATCTGTTTTTAAAGGTCCTTTTTATCAATTTCATCGAAAGAATCGTCCTTAAGCCCATAGCCTTTCAAGG encodes:
- a CDS encoding 4Fe-4S binding protein, translating into MGLRTILSMKLIKRTFKNRFFLAKLTNLPVIGHAIEFAFFEDDDIIILPKDSVIDKNRKKREVIRINVTFEPESIVLPSQIIEYFIRKSRYHFIMNRCVCREANQCKEYPQDLGCIFLGRGALKIDRNLGRLVTMEEALAHLEECRKAGLVHLIGRNKIDSVVFSNTPKEELLSICSCCPCCCLWKMIPQLSRRISDTVTKMPGLRIEIDKNLCRGCGACIKKNVCFVDAIHIENDSARIRQDLCKGCARCVEFCPNGAIKLIIEDSSFVEASIRRIAPLVDIESE